TTATCGGGTTCAAAATGAAAAAAAATATTCATCCAAATTATCAAAATTGTGAAGTAACTTGTGTTTGCGGAAATACTTTTACAACAAAATCAACTGTTGATCATATAAAATTAGAAATTTGCTCTGATTGTCATCCATTTTTTACCGGAAAACAAAAATTGTTAGATTCAACTGGTAGAGTTGACAGATTCAATAAAAAATACGGTTTAAAAAAATAATTTAAAGCTTTCAAAAAAATAAGCACACAAAATTGTTTATTTTATGAAAGCTTTTTCATTTCTTAAAATCTAAAATTCTTTATTTTCTT
The nucleotide sequence above comes from Ignavibacteriota bacterium. Encoded proteins:
- the rpmE gene encoding 50S ribosomal protein L31 — encoded protein: MKKNIHPNYQNCEVTCVCGNTFTTKSTVDHIKLEICSDCHPFFTGKQKLLDSTGRVDRFNKKYGLKK